From the Candidatus Kapaibacterium sp. genome, the window TATAATATCAAATCAATCGGGAAGTGTAGGGATTTACCTGCATTTCCCGTATTGCGTTCATAAGTGCTCCTATTGCGATTTCTATTCCATTGAAAAGCTTTCGAGCCGTGATAAATTTGCCGAGGCGGCAGTAGCGGAAATCAAACTCCGAAATCAAGAGACGGGAAGTAAGTTGAAAGTCGAAACCATCTTTTTCGGTGGTGGAACGCCTTCGTTGATGAAACCGCAACATATGGAGCAAATTACTCAAGCCTTGCACGATTGCTTCGATATGAGCGAATTGAGCGAATGGACAATGGAATGCAACCCGGGCACTATAGATGCTAAATTTATAGCTGATTATAAGCAGTTCGGCGTTAACCGTATCAGCTTTGGGGTTCAGTCTTTCAATCGCGACGAACTCAAATTCTTAGAACGAATTCATGACGAGAAATCAATCTACAATGCTGTCAATATCGCTCGCAAAGCCGGTTTTGAAAATTTGAGCATAGATTTGATTTACGCTATTCCCGGGCAAACGCTCGACACTTGGAGTGATTCAATTACTAAGGCATTGTCGCTCCAAACCGAGCATATTTCGGCTTACAGTTTAATTTACGAACCGGAAACGCCGCTTTACGACAGATTCATTCGCGGGGAATTGAATGTGCACGACGAAGAGATTGACCAAGACTTCTACGAACTCGCAGTCAAAAATTTTGCCGGTTCATATTACGAGCATTACGAAATCTCCAATTTTGCCAAAGAGGGCTTCAAATGTCTTCATAATCTGAAATATTGGACATCGGAAGATTATCTTGCATATGGTCCATCTGCTCACGGACTTTACCATAAGCAGCGATATTGGAACTATCGCGATTTAGATAAATATTTCACCCTGCTGGGCGAGGGAAAGCTACCGATAGAAAATTCCGAAGTATTGACTCCGGAGCAGCAAATCAATGAGCGTATTTACTTGGATTTGCGTTCAGAAGGGTTGCGATTCGATTCATTTGCAGAAAAATTCGGCTTTGATTTACGACAGAACTGCACTCAATTCATAGATAAATTAGTTGCGGAGGGATATGCTGTTGATAAAAGCTCTAACACACTAAAACTTACTTCAAAGGGATATTTTGTAAGTGATAGGATTACTATAGAGTTCATGAAAATTGCCGAGAGAAATCGTAAAATTTATTAAGAATATTTTCAATTGTTAAGGTATCTTAACAATTTAATTTTTAATTCTTCATATATTTGAACTTGATTTTTTCACAATTTAAGAAAAAGATTTTTGTGGAATTAACTTTAATAATTGTCATCGTATTACTCATTTTAGCTGTCACCGATTTGACTGTCGGTGTCGCAAATGACGCAGTAAACTTCCTCAATTCAGCTTTAGGTTCCCGAGCTTCCACTTTCCGAGTTGCAATGATTGTAGCTTCATTAGGTGTATTGGTTGGTGTAACATTTTCGAGCGGAATGATGGAAATTGCCCGAAGCGGTATATTCAACCCACAATTTTATGGACTGACCGAACTGCTGATTATCTTTGTAGCTCTGATGTTCCAAGACATATTGCTCTTAGACTTATTCAATACATTCGGGCTCCCTACATCAACAACTGTGTCCTTAGTTTTTGGATTGTTAGGTGCAGCAGTTGGCCTTGCAATCATCAAAGTCCTCCAATTGGGACAAGATTTATCATATGTTGTGGATTATATCAATACCGATTCAGTTTTGGTGATAATATCCGCTATTTTGCTATCAATCTTGTTTGCATTTACTTTTGGGTATATTATCCAATATTTGACAAGATTGATATTTACATACAGTTACAAACCCAATTTTCGTAAATTCGGTTCAGTTTGGAGTGGATTGGCGCTAACTTCATTGTCACTATTCATTTTGATAAAAGGTGCCAAAGGGGCTGCTTTTATACCACCTGATGTTTCATCATGGATACAGCAAAATCAATTGTTATTATCAGCATACATGTTTGTCGCTTGGACAATGCTAATACAACTTTTGATGTGGTTCACAAAAATAAACGTGCTAAAAGTCATAGTAATGATAGGTACTTTTGCTCTTGCAATGGCATTTGCTGCAAATGATTTAGTGAATTTTATCGGAGCACCGATTGCCGGACTTCACGCTTATCAGTATTCGCTCGAACATCCCGAAATTGCAAATGTTACTATGGGAATAATGTCGGAACCGGTAAAGGTAGATACTTATTTGTTGCTTATAGCCGGTCTAATAATGGTTATAACACTCTTTTTGTCCCGCAAAGCAAGAAATGTCTCTAAAACCGAGATTGGTCTCGGAAGCCAAGAAGATGGTATCGAAAAATTTGAATCCAATTTGATTGCACGCGTTATTGTTAGATTTTTCATTGCATTAGGCAATGGGTTAAAATCCATTACTCCAAAATTTATAGATAAGTGGATTCAGAGCAGATTCGACAAATCAAAGTACCAACCTGATTTGGACGAGAACGGTATTCCACCGGCTTTTGACTTGTTGCGTGCAGCAGTGATGTTGATGGTTTCTGCCGGGTTGATTTCTTTAGCTACCTCGATGAAACTGCCTCTTTCTACTACATATGTCACTTTCATTGTTGCGATGTCTGCGGCTCTGTCGGATAAATCTTGGGGCAGAGAATCTGCCGTGTATAGAGTTTCCGGCGTTGTGACTGTAATCGGTGGATGGTTCTTTACTGCTATTTCGGCGTTTTTTATTGCAGGTGTTATCGCTTCAATTATTTTCTTCGGCGAGCTTTATGCAATTGCCGGATTTGTTGGATTAGTTGCATTTACGTTCCTCAGAACAGGCAAATTTGTTAAAGATAAAAATACCAAAGATGAAGCTTTGCTTTCGATGTTTAGCTATACCAACGAAGCCACCTCAAT encodes:
- the hemW gene encoding radical SAM family heme chaperone HemW — protein: MNIISNQSGSVGIYLHFPYCVHKCSYCDFYSIEKLSSRDKFAEAAVAEIKLRNQETGSKLKVETIFFGGGTPSLMKPQHMEQITQALHDCFDMSELSEWTMECNPGTIDAKFIADYKQFGVNRISFGVQSFNRDELKFLERIHDEKSIYNAVNIARKAGFENLSIDLIYAIPGQTLDTWSDSITKALSLQTEHISAYSLIYEPETPLYDRFIRGELNVHDEEIDQDFYELAVKNFAGSYYEHYEISNFAKEGFKCLHNLKYWTSEDYLAYGPSAHGLYHKQRYWNYRDLDKYFTLLGEGKLPIENSEVLTPEQQINERIYLDLRSEGLRFDSFAEKFGFDLRQNCTQFIDKLVAEGYAVDKSSNTLKLTSKGYFVSDRITIEFMKIAERNRKIY
- a CDS encoding inorganic phosphate transporter produces the protein MELTLIIVIVLLILAVTDLTVGVANDAVNFLNSALGSRASTFRVAMIVASLGVLVGVTFSSGMMEIARSGIFNPQFYGLTELLIIFVALMFQDILLLDLFNTFGLPTSTTVSLVFGLLGAAVGLAIIKVLQLGQDLSYVVDYINTDSVLVIISAILLSILFAFTFGYIIQYLTRLIFTYSYKPNFRKFGSVWSGLALTSLSLFILIKGAKGAAFIPPDVSSWIQQNQLLLSAYMFVAWTMLIQLLMWFTKINVLKVIVMIGTFALAMAFAANDLVNFIGAPIAGLHAYQYSLEHPEIANVTMGIMSEPVKVDTYLLLIAGLIMVITLFLSRKARNVSKTEIGLGSQEDGIEKFESNLIARVIVRFFIALGNGLKSITPKFIDKWIQSRFDKSKYQPDLDENGIPPAFDLLRAAVMLMVSAGLISLATSMKLPLSTTYVTFIVAMSAALSDKSWGRESAVYRVSGVVTVIGGWFFTAISAFFIAGVIASIIFFGELYAIAGFVGLVAFTFLRTGKFVKDKNTKDEALLSMFSYTNEATSILIKNTFNNISNNISKLKTIMNLSYSGLLASNLKNLKKSMVEAGEHDNNCQMLIKNILKQLYKNKESDISEVYNFSSSLISLQDLADRVVLLSKQNHKYIDNNHHKFTAEQITEIGGLVRGLNQLIDSSLKYLDTFDQKIMKELEIQHALNEAELKKLSKIQYYRIKEASGQYKKSMLYLNILSDVDFIGDKILYIVKSAATLNDKIAKYK